The following proteins are encoded in a genomic region of Capra hircus breed San Clemente chromosome 16, ASM170441v1, whole genome shotgun sequence:
- the ZNF648 gene encoding zinc finger protein 648, whose product MAQGGPQDGWGDSSPLCSLTGEAYDPGRLSLNLESEDEAPGKAGDQGATGDPDQQARPRGSSQVTKDNPDLLWQHPARRKEEKFSGSFSTSGVGKKPMALLGKKASGERDVSKITPTGASPRASTTPSALPRGLSRKWFSEMQPPRASLPAGDEGDSRTNLDATLGVPSNFLGSARHFRAQKEGDESSDSSSAGGCVPKAGGSWDLSTQETHTPAQESATQARLAAGEAPAKARKGSKDPNPAGSEEGRQGEARPYKCRRGGRAVQKLTGAKPYACELCGKAYSHRATLQQHQRLHTGERPYRCPFCDKTYTWSSDHRKHIRTHTGEKPYPCPDCGKAFVRSSDLRKHQRNMHSNDKPFPCAECGLTFNKPLSLLRHQRTHLGEKPFRCPTCDREFAVASRMMEHQRVHSGERPFPCPTCGKCFTKSSNLLEHQTLHTGQRPFKCADCGVAFAQPSRLARHQRIHTGERPFPCAQCGQAFARSSTLKRHQQIHSGEKGFLCAECGRAFRVASELAQHIWVHNGERPYQCADCGQAFTRSNHLRRHRVKHHSCKEPTTPSSDDE is encoded by the coding sequence ATGGCGCAGGGGGGCCCCCAGGATGGGTGGGGAGACTCATCTCCCCTCTGCAGCTTGACTGGGGAGGCTTATGACCCCGGGAGGCTGAGCCTCAACTTGGAGAGTGAGGATGAGGCCCCTGGAAAGGCAGGAGACCAAGGGGCCACTGGTGACCCTGATCAGCAGGCCCGACCCAGGGGCAGCTCCCAAGTGACCAAGGACAATCCTGACTTGCTCTGGCAGCATCCAGCCcgcaggaaggaagagaaattctCTGGCTCCTTTAGTACCTCAGGTGTGGGGAAGAAACCCATGGCACTGCTGGGGAAGAAGGCCAGTGGGGAAAGAGATGTGTCAAAGATCACCCCAACCGGGGCCTCCCCCAGAGCAAGCACGACTCCCAGCGCCCTCCCCAGGGGCCTCTCCCGCAAGTGGTTCAGTGAGATGCAACCTCCTAGGGCCTCATTACCTGCTGGTGATGAAGGAGACTCAAGGACAAATCTGGACGCCACCCTGGGGGTCCCATCCAACTTCCTTGGTTCTGCAAGGCACTTCCGTGCACAGAAGGAGGGAGACGAGTCCTCAGACAGCTCCTCTGCGGGGGGGTGTGTCCCCAAAGCAGGGGGCAGTTGGGACCTCTCCACGCAAGAGACACACACACCAGCCCAGGAGTCGGCTACCCAGGCCCGCCTGGCAGCGGGGGAGGCTCCGGCCAAAGCGCGGAAGGGCTCTAAGGACCCGAACCCGGCCGGCTCCGAGGAGGGCAGGCAAGGGGAGGCGCGTCCCTACAAGTGCCGGCGGGGCGGGAGGGCCGTCCAGAAGTTGACGGGCGCTAAGCCTTACGCGTGTGAGCTGTGCGGGAAGGCGTACTCCCACCGGGCCACGCTCCAGCAGCACCAGCGCCTGCACACGGGTGAGCGGCCCTACCGGTGCCCCTTCTGCGACAAGACCTACACCTGGTCCTCCGATCACCGCAAGCACATCCGCACGCACACGGGCGAGAAACCCTACCCGTGCCCGGACTGCGGGAAGGCCTTCGTGCGCTCCTCGGACCTGCGCAAACACCAGCGCAACATGCACAGCAACGACAAGCCCTTCCCGTGCGCCGAGTGCGGCCTGACCTTCAACAAGCCGCTGTCGCTGCTGCGCCACCAGCGCACGCACCTGGGCGAGAAGCCCTTCCGCTGCCCCACCTGCGACCGGGAGTTCGCCGTGGCCAGCCGGATGATGGAGCACCAGCGCGTGCACTCCGGCGAGCggcccttcccctgccccacctGCGGCAAGTGCTTCACCAAATCCTCCAACCTGCTGGAGCATCAGACGCTGCACACCGGCCAGAGGCCCTTCAAGTGCGCCGACTGCGGCGTGGCCTTCGCGCAGCCCTCGCGCCTGGCGCGCCACCAGCGCATCCACACCGGCGAGCGGCCCTTCCCTTGCGCGCAGTGTGGCCAGGCCTTCGCGCGCTCCTCCACCCTGAAGCGGCACCAACAGATCCACTCCGGGGAGAAGGGCTTCCTCTGTGCCGAGTGCGGCCGGGCCTTCCGCGTGGCCTCGGAGCTGGCCCAGCACATTTGGGTGCACAACGGCGAGAGGCCCTACCAGTGCGCCGACTGCGGCCAGGCCTTCACCCGGTCCAACCACCTCCGACGACACCGAGTCAAGCACCACAGCTGCAAGgaacccaccaccccctcctcCGACGATGAGTGA